The DNA region CTCACCAGAATATTCCGGAGCAACCGCCAAAAGCCGTTTGCTAATCTTCTCCCTGTTTTAATTCATTTTTTAGGGTAGTGGTTGTGACACTCTACTGCTGTGTTATTATTTATTTCTGCCGATAGTTTATTCGTAGTGCAAAAGCCACGAGAATAGCTATATATCGATAGCATTAATAATCTACAGGCAGGCACATCCTCTACCCCAACCTACAAACATTCAAAAATTATCTATGCCTTATATTACCCTTGAAAGCCATTTGCCGGGCATTACCGGCCTATTGGAGTATGCCAAAGAACCGGCACAACCTATCCGTAACCTTACACAGTTTTTATTGCGCGGGCCGTCAACCTTGTCTGAAGCCGATCGTGAATTGATTGCCACTGTGGTATCGTACAACAACCAATGCACCTTTTGTACTACCGCGCACACTGCGGCCGCAGACTTACTGGCCGGTGAAGCCGAAACAGCACAAAAAGTAAAAGAAAACATTGAAACCGCCCCGGTTACCGAGAAAATGAAAGCTCTGCTTACCATTGCCAAACTAACCGCTCAAAACGGCCGGAATGTAACTACCGAAGCCATTGACCGCGCCAAGGCTGCCGGAGCTACCGACATTGAGATCCATGATACCGTGCTCATAGCTGCCCTGTTTTGCTATTACAACCGCTATGTTGACGGATTGGCCACTGCCTTACCTACTGATGCCGGCTATTACAACGTGCTGGCCGAGCGATTAGTTAACCATGGCTATACCCGTTTGCCACAAGGCTATGATCATTTAAAAAAATAACCCTAATCCTCATTTAAAGTAAAACCCAATCACAATGAAAAAACTTTTATTCGTCTTATTACTGTTCACCTCCATAAACGCGTTTGCCCAGGAAATTAAGATAACGGGTAATATTACTGATATCGCTACAGGCAAGCCTGTTTCGGGTGCCAGTATCTCTGTTAAAGGAAAACTCACCGGCACCACTACCGACTCCAAAGGTAACTATACGTTAAACGCCAATAAATTAAAGCTGCCCTTCACTATCGTTATATCGGCGGTAGGCTTTGAAGTACAGGAAAGCCAGGTAACATCTGCCAATAATGACATCAGCATAAAGCTAACACAAAAGGCAATTGTGCTCAATGAGGTAGTATCGTCTGCTACGCGTATCTACCAAAGCATTTTACAATCGCCGGTGAGTATCGAAAAAATGAGCCTTAAAGCCATTAAGGATAACCCTTCATTTACTTTTTACGATGGGTTGCAAAGTGTAAAAGGTATTGAATCGGTTACCAGCAGTTTAACCTACAAACAGATCAACACACGCGGCTTTAATAGCACAGGTAACAGCCGTTTTTTGCAGTTGGTTGATGGTGTGGATAATCAAACACCCGGCTTAAACTTTTCGGTAGGTAACCTTTTTGGCGCTTCGGATATTGATATTGAAAGCGTGGAAGTTATCCCCGGCGCGGCTTCGGCCTTATACGGGCCGGTGGCTTTTAATGGCCTGCTTTCGCTTAAAACTAAAGATCCTTTCAAATACCAGGGCTTAACCGTGCAAGTAAAAAGCGGTCTTAACCATTTTGGAGAATCGGTAGTTAAGCCACAGGGCTTGTATGATTTTGCCGCCCGTTATGCCAAAGCCTTCAACGATAAATTCGCGTTTAAACTGAATGCATCATACTTAACCGGTCGCGACTGGTATGCTGATAATTACACCGACGTAAGCGCTTCAACCCCG from Mucilaginibacter sp. SJ includes:
- a CDS encoding carboxymuconolactone decarboxylase family protein, which translates into the protein MPYITLESHLPGITGLLEYAKEPAQPIRNLTQFLLRGPSTLSEADRELIATVVSYNNQCTFCTTAHTAAADLLAGEAETAQKVKENIETAPVTEKMKALLTIAKLTAQNGRNVTTEAIDRAKAAGATDIEIHDTVLIAALFCYYNRYVDGLATALPTDAGYYNVLAERLVNHGYTRLPQGYDHLKK